A genomic segment from Enoplosus armatus isolate fEnoArm2 chromosome 12, fEnoArm2.hap1, whole genome shotgun sequence encodes:
- the LOC139294507 gene encoding zinc finger CCCH domain-containing protein 6: MASVSLVSSPPAPVLDKNMTDSELAGDEREDGELEDGEIDDEGIGIEEENKEAPEVNEDKEKEKEKGKAKEKEEKTHRHSRKRYKKTREKRRSKRRRRDRQKHHSPSSSSSSDSYDSDFDRLERPKNRKSQGSSRESDGQSSQHGRDSKGGHGNSQKSPPHKSSDFDKYSDYSDDKYDYDEEEDDYDDDMSEYPHSKDPASLSQGKGRHAKDQMKRGSMRGMKQQQFGQRGRGRGSGPGRGRGMLNKNKKLKGKPWGGRGRGRGGDQGMEDMAGEGKHSSSFQKKRPIMSKEFINQHTVEHNGRYICKYFLEGRCIKGEQCKFEHELVVPDKKRELCKFYLQGYCSKGDNCIYMHNEYPCKFFHTGAKCYQGDNCKFSHEALTDVTKELLDKIINTEEENAREDELELEDLRKQGIAPLPKPPPGVGLLPTPGQSSPTDGASGQAGKKIPSLFEIKVQPTVDLAQKIGLSGSNFSQNQGEGTNQFSGGSEDTQSGGIVPSGPSAPPIPPPGSPVAMCHPTGPPMPQSPPGQHPPHGFPMQPPIPSGQPPPFLGNRPNINPQMNMQRPPFPPIPDLQMLQSLFPFPSLGQNPVEFFSNFVRNQTMGQQGDPGLAFIQNLQQQMGAESQLQSLPPAVQKAIFLHLTQQQQQQDSHPQGNEPQRAEGEDDNANRDETTNWYSSDEEDGNCVSSILKSLKKQSEMQQSQSKPPQAALVAPVLGDPRLVKERAPPSDPRVKTDPRQRPPDMKKESDGAADPRLSRDPRKMRPMEPSSYRQQSHPVPQKPPAGDEDEEGERELRDKAVLIPLDAIPGVVLRDPRCQLKQFSHIRVDILLQRPAFAQTVVWAPEDLIPSLVPKQEHSINLPLPPLIADAQMNRTNLPDHPPVSSPPPTDPRLAAARLKERMSRLPTGSLESRSSTERRADPRQQKTLDPRLKRTGSLDSKLLSQKEPSSGGGVVDPRLQKTSASSSLQAARAKPEPERLPPYAPRLASSGGGLESPTTILGGISLYDPRNQTEQVQKEQAEPPKKVGILKHPDKKDNAPPPSLSPTQRSGSFEEAKSTDVASDQPLPSSSPTVPPASPVKPPAVHNLPIQALAGLIRPQYTDPRQAKLGGQGSTGAQEEAEEKKEQEAMEEEPKQDDPEEEADDRTLKDVFKTFDPTASPFCQ, from the exons ATGGCTTCTGTGAGCCTTGTTTCCAGTCCCCCAGCCCCTGTTCTtgacaaaaacatgacagacTCTGAGCTTGCAGGGGATGAAAG agAGGATGGTGAACTGGAAGATGGAGAAATAGACGATGAAGGGATTGGCattgaagaggaaaacaaagaggcTCCAGAGGTgaatgaagacaaagagaaagagaaggaaaagggaaaagctaaagagaaagaagaaaagactcaCAGGCACTCAAGGAAAAGATACAAAAAgaccagagagaagaggaggtcTAAAAGGAGGAGGCGTGACAGACAGAAG CACCACTCcccctccagcagctccagctctgaCAGTTATGACTCTGACTTCGACCGACTAGAAAGGCCCAAAAACCGTAAGAGCCAGGGATCTAGCCGCGAGTCTGATGGCCAGTCCTCTCAG CACGGACGGGACTCAAAGGGAGGCCATGGCAACTCACAGAAGTCCCCGCCGCACAAGAGCAGTGATTTTGACAAATACAGCGATTACAGTGATGACAAGTATGActatgatgaggaggaggatgattaCGATGATGACATGTCCGAGTATCCGCACTCAAAAGATCCAGCTTCCCTGAGTCAGGGAAAGGGACGCCATGCTAAGGACCAGATGAAGAGAGGAAGCATGAGGGGGatgaaacaacagcagt TTGGGCAGAGAGGAAGGGGCAGAGGGAGCGGACCAGGAAGAGGACGTGGGATGCTCAACAAGAATAAGAAGCTGAAGGGCAAACCCTGGGGGGGACGTGGACGAGGTCGAGGAGGAGACCAGGGCATGGAAGACATGGCGGGG GAAGGAAAACATTCTTCCAGTTTTCAGAAGAAACGGCCGATTATGAGCAAGGAATTTATCAATCAGCACACGGTTGAACACAATGGTAGATACATCTGCAAGTATTTCCTGGAGGGTCGATGCATCAAG GGGGAACAGTGCAAGTTCGAACATGAACTCGTCGTACCAGATAAGAAAAGAGAGCTTTGTAAATTTTACCTCCAAGGATACTGCAGTAAAGGAGATAATTGCATTTACATGCACA ATGAATATCCGTGCAAGTTCTTTCATACTGGAGCCAAATGTTATCAAGGGGACAACTGCAAGTTCTCCCACGAGGCTTTGACCGATGTGACCAAAGAACTGCTTGATAAG ATAATTAACACTGAAGAGGAGAACGCACGTGAGGACGAGTTGGAGCTGGAGGATCTGAGGAAGCAGGGTATCGCCCCACTTCCAAAGCCTCCTCCTGGGGTGGGGTTGCTGCCCACTCCTGGTCAGAGCAGTCCTACAGACGGAGCCTCTGGCCAAGCGGGGAAGAAGATCCCCTCCCTGTTTGAAATCAAGGTTCAACCTACTGTAGACTTGGCACAAAAAATCGGTCTGAG TGGATCCAACTTCTCCCAGAATCAAGGTGAAGGCACTAACCAGTTTAGTGGAGGCTCAGAGGACACTCAGAGTGGAGGCATAGTGCCTTCAggcccctctgctcctcctaTTCCTCCCCCTGGATCACCTGTTGCCATGTGTCACCCCACTGGACCACCCATGCCACAGAGCCCCCCAGGACAGCACCCACCACATGGATTTCCCATGCAGCCACCAATCCCCTCTGGTCAACCACCGCCCTTCCTTGGAAACCGACCTAATATCAACCCCCAGATGAACATGCAGAGGCCTCCATTCCCTCCTATACCAGATCTACAGATGTTGCAAAGTCTCTTCCCTTTTCCATCGTTGGGTCAGAACCCAGTAGAGTTCTTCAGCAACTTTGTCCGAAACCAGACCATGGGTCAACAAGGAG ACCCTGGTCTAGCCTTCATACAGaacctccagcagcagatggGTGCAGAGTCACAGTTGCAGTCTTTACCACCAGCAGTACAGAAAGCCATCTTTTTACACCtgacccagcagcagcagcaacaagacTCACATCCACAGGGGAATGAgccacagagagcagagggcGAGGATGATAATGCAAACAGAG atgaaACTACAAACTGGTACTCAAGCGATGAGGAGGACGGGAACTGTGTTTCCTCCATCCTTAAATCTCTAAAGAAGCAAAGTGAGATGCAGCAGTCTCAGTCCAAGCCCCCTCAGGCAGCCCTGGTGGCTCCAGTACTGGGTGACCCTCGCCTTGTGAAGGAGAGGGCCCCGCCCAGTGACCCCCGTGTGAAGACGGACCCCCGACAGCGACCCCCAGATATGAAAAAGGAGTCCGATGGAGCTGCAGACCCACGGCTCTCCAGAGACCCCAGGAAGATGAGACCAATGGAGCCAAGTTCCTATCGCCAGCAGAGCCACCCTGTTCCTCAGAAGCCTCCTGCaggagatgaggatgaggagggagagagggagctcAGGGACAAAGCTGTTCTCATCCCTCTGGATGCCATCCCTGGTGTGGTGCTGCGGGACCCCCGTTGCCAGTTAAAGCAGTTTAGCCACATCCGGGTGGACATCCTGCTCCAGCGGCCAGCATTTGCTCAGACAGTGGTGTGGGCCCCAGAGGACCTCATCCCTTCCCTGGTGCCAAAACAGGAACACTCCATCAACCTGCCCCTTCCACCCCTAATTGCAGATGCTCAGATGAACCGAACAAACCTGCCTGACCACCCCCCCGTCTCCAGCCCCCCACCGACTGACCCCAGACTGGCAGCGGCACGTTTGAAGGAACGAATGAGTCGATTACCCACTGGATCTCTAGAGTCTCGATCCTCCACTGAAAGACGTGCAGATCCGCGTCAGCAGAAAACTCTGGACCCCAGACTCAAGCGTACTGGAAGTCTGGACTCGAAGTTACTAAGTCAGAAAGAGCCCTCCTCTGGGGGAGGAGTTGTGGACCCCAGGCTACAGAAGACCAGTGCTAGCTCCTCACTTCAAGCTGCTCGAGCCAAGCCAGAGCCTGAGAGGCTGCCACCTTATGCCCCTCGTCTGGCGTCCTCTGGTGGAGGACTAGAGAGTCCCACTACAATCCTTGGGGGCATCAGCCTGTATGATCCTCGTAATCAAACCGAGCAGGTTCAGAAGGAGCAAGCAGAGCCTCCTAAAAAGGTTGGGATTCTGAAACATCCAGATAAGAAAGACAACGCTCCGCCACCGTCACTTTCACCAACCCAACGCAGTGGCTCTTTCGAAGAGGCCAAAAGCACAGACGTGGCCTCAGATCAGCCTCTACCTTCCAGTTCTCCCACAGTGCCTCCTGCCTCACCTGTCAAACCCCCCGCAGTTCACAATCTCCCCATCCAGGCACTGGCCGGGCTGATCCGACCCCAATACACTGACCCCAGGCAGGCCAAACTAGGAGGACAGGGTTCTACAGGAGCAcaagaagaggcagaggaaaagaaggagcaggaggccaTGGAGGAAGAACCAAAACAGGACGatccagaggaggaggcagacgACAGGACACTTAAAGATGTGTTCAAGACTTTTGATCCCACTGCTTCCCCTTTCTGTCAGTAA